The DNA sequence TCCCAACCGGGATGTTTCTCCCCGGTATCAAACCACAATCGTTGGTACGGTGGATGGCAAAGTCTATACGGGGTTGGTGGTCTACCGTTCGGTGGATGGGCTGACCCTGCGGGATTCGAACAATCAGACCACCCGCATTGAAGCGGATGAAATTGATTTTGAAAACAAGAAAAGCACATCACTGATGCCAACCGGACTTTTGAAGGATCTCACTCCACAGGACCTTGCAGACTTGAATGCCTATTTACAAAGTCTCTAAACCGGGTACCCTGTAGGCAGTAAAGATGACCGAGTGAGCCGTTATTCAGCAGGAGGCTTAGCGCGCGTGTCGACTTCTGATCCGAAACCAGCCAAAAAGAAACGAACCAGAACGCTACCGCCTCCTTATAATTCCCTGGATGGTAAACGCTGGATTCAAAACTCGATCAGTGTCTGGAGCGACATCCGTAAATCGACCGAGGAAGGCCGACTCAAGCATCCTGCAATTTTCCCGGAGATGCTGGTAGAACGACTGATTGAGACCTTTCTCCCTCTGGATGGGGATGTCATTCTCGATCCCTTTGCCGGTTCGGGTAGTACGGTGATCACCGCGGAGAAGATGGGGAAAACGGGTGTGGGAGTGGAACTCTCGGCCGAGTACGCCGAGATCGCTGCCCGGAGACTGGCCGAACTGAGTGAGCTCACGGATGAGCCAGGTGATGGGGAAACCGTTTCCACTCGCTCGCGTATTCATCGTGGTTCCGCCTTGAATCTGACTGATTACGTCACTCCGGGCAGTGTGGATCTCTGTATCACCTCGCCCCCGTATTGGGACGTGCTCAACCAGCGCCGCTCCGCCGACCATAAAGAGGTCAGGCATTATGGAAATCATGAACACGATCTGGGTGTGGTGGAAGATTACGAAGACTTCCTGCAGGAATTATCTCATGTCTTTCAGGATGTGCAGACGGCGCTCAGACCAGGCGGCTACTGCTGTGTGATTGTGATGGATCTCCGCAAGAAAAGCCGCTTTTTTCCTCTGCACAGTGATCTCGCCGCCCGTCTGCAGGAGATCGGCATGATTTATGATGATCTGATCATCTGGAACCGCCAGGCAGAATACAATAATCTCAGACCACTCGGTTTTCCCTCGGTCTTTCGCGTGAATAAAGTCCATGAATTTATTCTGCTGATGCAAAAGCCAAAACAATAGCTCTGAGGTGAGTCCGTAGATTGGCATTCAAGTGGCGGAGTCGGTATAACTCACGTTCTAACAACGGATTTCAACTAGGAACCAGATCCGACTTCTGTCATAATATTGACGGAGAGTCCGGTTTACGCTCAACAATACAACGAGAGAATACCCATGCAAAACATCAATTCCATTCTGGTCGGCGTCGATCTGACCCACGCGGATCGCCTGGTGGCAGAAGAGCTTAACGAGCAGACCGCGGAAGCTGTCGAACGTGCCATCTGGGTAGCAGCATTGTTCAATGCCCGGCTCGAATTCTTTGCAGCCATGGATCTTTCGGCCCATACCAAGCATCTGCTGGAAGAAGACCGAGATCACCTGACTAACAATGTCGAAGACGAAGCTCACCGCGTGATGAGTGAACTGATCGAACAAGCCAAAGCAAAGGGGGTAGAGAGTTCTTCTAAAGTCGCTTTCGGTGCTCCCTGGCGGGAAATTATTCTGGAAGTGATTCGCGAAAAGCATGACATGGTTCTGGTCGGCACACGGCCACATGGATTCACCGGACGCCTGTTTGGCGGCACCGTGATGAACCTCTTCCGACAGTGTCCCTGCCCGGTCTATGCTGTTAAAGTTGATGAAGAGCCCGAGATTCCGGAAATTGTCGTCGCCAGTGACATGAGCGAAGTCAGCAGCGATATTCTGAACTTCATCGTTTCGTCTGCTCAGGTGGCGGATATGAAAATCCATCTGGTACACGCGATTGATACACGGCTCGACGAACGACTGAAGGGGTTGGGAGTCAATCAGGAAACACTCAAAAAATGTGCTGAAGACATCAAATCTGAAATCGAAAACGAACTCAACGAACAATTGGCACAGACCGATTTTCGTACTCTGACTTATGGTGTGCAGGTACATGTGCTGGAAGGTTCCCCGGATGTGGCGATCCCGGCTTTCCTCGCTGAACACAAAGTCAATCTGCTCGCGATGGGCACACTCGCTCGTTCCGGTCTGAGCGGTTTCTTTATCGGTAACACTGCCGAACGAATGCTGGAAAAAGTCAATTGCTCCGTACTGACCTTTAAGCCGTCTGACTTCGTTTCGCCGGTTGTGCCTGAATAAACCTGCTGCAATGCATTCCGAATAGCCGTTCATAGTGGAACTCAATCAATCATCGCGGATTTCGGTCCGCGATTTTTTTACGTAGTTGCAATCACGGACACGGGAGTAGCGCAAATCAAGTCCATGACTGAGGCTGGCGATTATTTTGATTTTCCAGAATGAAATCGAATACCGATTGTGTAGTGGAAGAATGTGACGTGGTAGACTGGTTGATAACTTTTTTGTAATCGATCGACCGAACGCTTTCTGTTCATCTAAGTCGAATAGAAAGTAAGTCAGTGCAGCTAATCAGGAACAGCCCATGCCCGTCTATCTGATCACCGCTACGGACACACGTGGAAAGCGAGACACCCATCGAGTGAAGGCGGAAAGTGCCCGCGAAGCCTGCAACGATCTGGAAGAGCAGGGGTTTGTTGATATCACGCTCCATAGCGATGATGCGTTTGCGGCCGCGACAAATCTGTTCCCTGATAACAAGGATGTGGAAGAGCATCTGACAGCAGAAGATCTGGTGAAGATGCAATATTTGAGCGATTTTCAGCAGCTGCTGTTTACGCTGAGGCGTGCCTATTGGCAATCTGCCTGGTTTTATCTGCTGGTAATCGGGGTCTTTGCTTACCGCTGGTATTACAAGTTAGGCTGGTTTGCCAATCCTGACGATCTGGACCCCATTGATATCGGTGTGGTTGTAGTGATGTTATGGCCGCTGGCGATCAGTCTCTGGTTCACGTATTTGTCACCGGCTCGAAAATACAAACGACTGATGCAGGCCTTTGCCTGGGGACACTGGGATGAAGTCATTGATCTCTCTCCAACCCTTGTTGGCAAAGTTCCCGACTACGAACTGGCCTGCCGTCATGGTGTCGCGCTTGCAGCGCAGGGAGAGTTTGATGAGGGAATGAAACTGGTCGAACCGTTTGAAAAGGATCCCGATGTCCCCCGCTGGATGTATCTGGGCAGACTGTCTGAGCTGTATGAGGTCGTCAAAGATCGCGAACAGGTGATTGAGTGTCACCGACTGGCATATGAAGCAGCTCCCGAAAATCCAACAGCTCAACTGGATTATGCCTATGCCTTACTCAAATATGAAGAAAATATACCACTGGCAGAACAACTGATGGCAGAAGCAGAGCAAGAGCAGCTGAGTGAACTGTTGAAATTTCTGCTTCCCTATTTCAAAGGAATCCTGGCACTGAATCAGGGGCGTAGCGGCGATGCAGTAAAGCTGTTTCACGAATGCCAGGAGAACCTGTTGCCCATCGCGCACAGTGAGCCGATGCTGCAGTTGATTGTCGATTACAACCGCGCCTATCTCGCAATTGCAATGGCTGAGCAGGGGGATGCCAGAGAGGCTGAAACACTTTACAACCTGGTGGAACCCCGATTGCAAGCACTGGACAGTACACTGCTCATGGATCGCTATGCCGCCGCGATTCGAATCTGAAAAAGGAAATGACTATGAAGAAAGTTGTCAGACACAACAGCCTGCTCAATAAACTGATTTTACTGGGGGGATTCATTCTGCTCGCATTGGGGATCTTCACCAACGGGTTGGTTTTACTCACCGGTGGGGTACTGATCTCGGGGGCGTTAATCGCCGAAACGTTAAACAGCCAACTGGCCGCACAGGTGATTTACTCAGATGAGGAACAGACGGGGTGACCGCCGTCGAATATGAACCTTTGGTTTATCCCTCGGTCTGGCCACCTCCTGCGCTGCCGCCTCCTGTTCCGGAGAGCTGGGAAGCCAGATTCAAACGCATTCCCATTCTGGGCTGGTTTCCGGTCTTCTTACTAAGATATTTACGCTGGCAAAAGCATTATTCTGAGGTCTTGGAACCGATCGCTTTCGAGATTGCAGAGCAGCTTGAAGCACGCCCCAGGGTGGCTGGCTGGTCCAACAGATCTCGTTGGTTTTGTACAACACGTCATCAGAAAATTGCTGAAATCATTTCTGATGCGGTAGCGTTGGAAAAATTTCTGGTTGATTCGCCCCCACTCCATCCAGAGGATCCTTTTCCCTTGCTGTTCTGGGGACCCTTCGATGATCTGACACCGCTGATTGTGGGGGTCGAGATCCAGAAGGAATTCGAGGCCAGTCTTACCTCAGAGGGAGTTCTTCGGGCCTGGGAAGAAAACTGGACCCTGAGAGAGTTCATTGATTACTGCGATCAATGTATCTCACAGGGAACAGCAGAAACGTAATTACTTCTTTTCCTGAGCCGCGCGGTGCGCTGATTCCGAATCAAAAACTTCCTGCTTTTCTTTTTCCATTTCAGATTTCACATCAGGGGTGATTTCTCCAGAGTCCATGGGAGCTTCAGATCCACAAGCGGAAAGCAGGCTGGCGGCAGCAAACAGAATGAGACTAGACGCAAATTTCACAACAGGTTCCTCGAGAGTGTTACAGTGAAAATTTCAAAAATTATTCGAGCGAGAATACTTAAGCAAATATAAACAGGGCATCATCAGGTTCCGGGGGGGATTCCATCAGATGCCCTGCGCTCACGATGATGCAGGCTTTTACGCAGTCGATTCAAACGCTGCGTTAGAAGTTTTCCAGGGGTTCCCGGTCATCGGTCAGGCTGATACGTCGCATGATGTCGCCGTCGATGTTGTAGCTGATGAGGCGAACTGAGCCATCGGCCAGACAGGCATTCATACCACCATCATGGGCGGAACCGAAGAAGGGATGCCAATTGGTCCAGGAGACGCCACCCTTGTCGGTAACGGCAACTGTATCAGTCGGCGCTTTCACGTCGGGCAGGGGAGTCAGGCCGTATTCTACTCCGGCGCTGGTCCGTCCGGCACCGTGGCGGATGACACATTCATCCCAGCCGGCGTTGACCCAGGGCTCGTTATCTCCCCCATCCAGACCGTGGCGATCTGGGTTGAGTGCTTTTTCCGCAACCATAATCGTATTCGAGGCACCGTCTTTAATGTCGTTGATGCGGACTTCTTTAGAGTCCGTTCTCACAACCACACCACGCTTACCGAGGCTGAGTGTCGAGGTGATACCACCCTCACGTTGACCACCGTTACCGGCATAGTCGCTGCGGTAATAACCACTGCCATAAGAGGTCACTTTACGACGACTGGGGCAGTAGTAGGCTTTCACGCCCTTGCGTCCCACCAGCGGATAGGTACCAACCGGGTCAGCATCGGTTCCCAGGTCGTAAATCGTGGACTGTTCCATGTAAGGCAGGATGTGATACAGCCAACTCCAGCCGGCACGTTCTGTTGCGTTACAGCAGGCGTAGGAAGAGCCGGCACCGTCGCGTGCACCAGTGGGCAGGCGGTCATACACATCATGGAAGTTATGGAATGCGAGACCAATCTGCTTCAGGTTATTCTTACATTGTGTACGACGAGCTGCTTCGCGGGCCTGTTGCACGGCTGGTAACAGCAGGGCAATCAGAATAGCGATGATAGCAATGACGACGAGCAGTTCAATCAGAGTGAAACCCTGGCGGGAATCCGTTCGTAGTTGACGCGTACCGGTAGCGGGGGAAGAAATTGGACGTAACGTCCTCATTTTCCAGTCTCCTTAAAGTGAGAAAGTCGTATGGAATGTAGAGCAGCGTTTCAGTTTCTCAAGGCGGGGTGTGCCGGTATGGGTCTTGACTGACCTTTAGGAACAGGGCTCGGAGTCCCTTTCCTGATGCTGGATGGCATCC is a window from the Gimesia benthica genome containing:
- a CDS encoding tetratricopeptide repeat protein — protein: MPVYLITATDTRGKRDTHRVKAESAREACNDLEEQGFVDITLHSDDAFAAATNLFPDNKDVEEHLTAEDLVKMQYLSDFQQLLFTLRRAYWQSAWFYLLVIGVFAYRWYYKLGWFANPDDLDPIDIGVVVVMLWPLAISLWFTYLSPARKYKRLMQAFAWGHWDEVIDLSPTLVGKVPDYELACRHGVALAAQGEFDEGMKLVEPFEKDPDVPRWMYLGRLSELYEVVKDREQVIECHRLAYEAAPENPTAQLDYAYALLKYEENIPLAEQLMAEAEQEQLSELLKFLLPYFKGILALNQGRSGDAVKLFHECQENLLPIAHSEPMLQLIVDYNRAYLAIAMAEQGDAREAETLYNLVEPRLQALDSTLLMDRYAAAIRI
- a CDS encoding DUF1559 domain-containing protein translates to MRTLRPISSPATGTRQLRTDSRQGFTLIELLVVIAIIAILIALLLPAVQQAREAARRTQCKNNLKQIGLAFHNFHDVYDRLPTGARDGAGSSYACCNATERAGWSWLYHILPYMEQSTIYDLGTDADPVGTYPLVGRKGVKAYYCPSRRKVTSYGSGYYRSDYAGNGGQREGGITSTLSLGKRGVVVRTDSKEVRINDIKDGASNTIMVAEKALNPDRHGLDGGDNEPWVNAGWDECVIRHGAGRTSAGVEYGLTPLPDVKAPTDTVAVTDKGGVSWTNWHPFFGSAHDGGMNACLADGSVRLISYNIDGDIMRRISLTDDREPLENF
- a CDS encoding DNA methyltransferase codes for the protein MSTSDPKPAKKKRTRTLPPPYNSLDGKRWIQNSISVWSDIRKSTEEGRLKHPAIFPEMLVERLIETFLPLDGDVILDPFAGSGSTVITAEKMGKTGVGVELSAEYAEIAARRLAELSELTDEPGDGETVSTRSRIHRGSALNLTDYVTPGSVDLCITSPPYWDVLNQRRSADHKEVRHYGNHEHDLGVVEDYEDFLQELSHVFQDVQTALRPGGYCCVIVMDLRKKSRFFPLHSDLAARLQEIGMIYDDLIIWNRQAEYNNLRPLGFPSVFRVNKVHEFILLMQKPKQ
- a CDS encoding universal stress protein, with translation MQNINSILVGVDLTHADRLVAEELNEQTAEAVERAIWVAALFNARLEFFAAMDLSAHTKHLLEEDRDHLTNNVEDEAHRVMSELIEQAKAKGVESSSKVAFGAPWREIILEVIREKHDMVLVGTRPHGFTGRLFGGTVMNLFRQCPCPVYAVKVDEEPEIPEIVVASDMSEVSSDILNFIVSSAQVADMKIHLVHAIDTRLDERLKGLGVNQETLKKCAEDIKSEIENELNEQLAQTDFRTLTYGVQVHVLEGSPDVAIPAFLAEHKVNLLAMGTLARSGLSGFFIGNTAERMLEKVNCSVLTFKPSDFVSPVVPE